From Cecembia calidifontis, one genomic window encodes:
- the thrS gene encoding threonine--tRNA ligase, with protein sequence MSNQQIRITLPDGTVREYEKGVSGLQIALSISEGLARNVLAAKVNGEVWDATRPIYQDASVQLLTWNDAEGKNTFWHSSAHLMAEALEALYPGVKFGIGPPIENGFYYDVDFGDKPLDGSELEKIEAKMMELAKEKQAYIRREVSKKDAIAYFKEKGDEYKLDLLEGLEDGSITFYEQGNFVDLCRGPHIPNTGFIKAAKILNVAGAYWRGDEKNKMLTRLYGITFPKAKDLQEYLHLLEEAKKRDHRKLGRELELFTFSEKVGMGLPLWLPKGTLLRERLVAFMKKAQDKSGYQQVVTPHIGHKVLYETSGHYEKYGKDSFQPIATPNEGEEFLLKPMNCPHHCEIYKHKPRSYKDLPIRYAEFGTVYRYEQSGELHGLTRVRGFTQDDAHIFCRPDQVKEEFIKVIDLVLYVFKALGFEDFTAQISLRDPENRDKYIGTDEAWQKAESAIIEAAAERGLQTVTELGEAAFYGPKLDFMVKDALGRKWQLGTIQVDYNLPERFQLEYIGSDNQKHRPVMIHRAPFGSLERFVAVLIEHCAGNFPLWLSPDQVIILPISEKYIAYAEQIKAVLEEQDIMGTIDNRDEKIGRKIRDAEVKKVPFMLVVGEKEQAEGKVAVRKHGEGDLGSLSVDEFIAHFKAIIDQSLKK encoded by the coding sequence ATGTCTAACCAACAAATCAGAATTACCCTTCCTGACGGCACTGTCAGGGAGTATGAAAAAGGAGTTTCAGGGCTACAGATTGCACTTAGTATCAGCGAGGGTTTGGCCAGAAACGTTCTTGCAGCTAAAGTAAACGGGGAAGTTTGGGATGCGACCCGCCCCATATACCAGGATGCTTCCGTTCAATTGCTGACATGGAATGATGCTGAAGGAAAGAATACTTTTTGGCATTCCTCCGCACACTTGATGGCCGAAGCCTTGGAAGCTTTATACCCGGGAGTCAAATTTGGTATAGGTCCACCAATTGAAAACGGCTTTTATTATGATGTGGATTTTGGAGACAAGCCCTTGGATGGATCCGAGTTAGAGAAAATAGAGGCCAAGATGATGGAATTGGCCAAAGAAAAACAGGCCTATATCAGAAGGGAGGTGTCTAAAAAAGATGCCATTGCCTACTTCAAGGAAAAAGGGGATGAATACAAGCTGGATCTTTTGGAAGGTTTGGAGGATGGTTCCATCACTTTTTATGAGCAAGGTAACTTTGTGGACCTTTGCCGTGGCCCACATATTCCCAATACTGGATTTATCAAGGCAGCCAAAATTCTGAATGTTGCCGGGGCTTACTGGAGAGGGGACGAAAAGAACAAAATGCTGACCAGGCTGTATGGAATCACTTTTCCGAAAGCCAAAGACCTTCAGGAATACCTGCACCTTCTTGAAGAAGCAAAAAAAAGAGACCATAGGAAATTAGGAAGGGAGTTGGAGCTTTTCACTTTCTCCGAAAAAGTGGGCATGGGACTTCCATTATGGTTGCCAAAAGGAACCCTCTTGAGGGAAAGGTTGGTTGCTTTTATGAAGAAAGCCCAGGATAAATCCGGCTATCAACAAGTAGTGACGCCGCATATAGGGCACAAGGTACTATATGAAACTTCCGGTCACTATGAAAAGTATGGAAAAGATTCATTCCAGCCTATTGCTACCCCAAATGAAGGGGAGGAGTTTTTGTTAAAGCCAATGAACTGTCCCCATCACTGCGAGATTTATAAGCACAAACCAAGATCTTATAAAGACCTTCCGATTAGGTATGCAGAATTTGGTACCGTGTATAGGTATGAGCAGAGTGGTGAACTACATGGCCTTACCAGGGTGAGGGGATTTACGCAGGATGATGCTCATATTTTCTGCCGACCGGATCAGGTAAAGGAAGAATTTATCAAAGTGATTGACCTGGTGCTTTATGTTTTCAAGGCTTTGGGCTTTGAAGATTTTACCGCTCAGATATCATTAAGAGATCCTGAAAACAGAGATAAATATATAGGCACTGATGAGGCGTGGCAAAAGGCTGAATCTGCAATCATCGAAGCAGCAGCAGAAAGAGGCTTGCAGACAGTAACAGAATTGGGTGAGGCGGCATTTTATGGGCCAAAGTTAGACTTTATGGTTAAGGACGCTTTGGGCAGAAAATGGCAGTTAGGTACCATTCAGGTGGATTACAACCTACCAGAACGCTTCCAGTTGGAATATATCGGTTCAGATAATCAAAAACACAGACCGGTGATGATCCACAGGGCCCCATTTGGTTCATTGGAACGCTTTGTTGCTGTTTTGATTGAACATTGTGCTGGGAATTTCCCGTTGTGGCTATCTCCTGATCAGGTTATCATTCTTCCGATTTCTGAGAAATACATTGCCTATGCGGAGCAAATCAAGGCAGTTTTGGAGGAGCAGGACATCATGGGTACCATAGATAACCGGGATGAAAAAATAGGAAGGAAGATCAGGGATGCTGAAGTTAAAAAGGTTCCTTTCATGCTCGTAGTAGGGGAGAAAGAACAAGCAGAAGGAAAAGTTGCGGTAAGAAAGCACGGTGAAGGTGATCTGGGTTCTCTATCTGTTGATGAATTCATTGCTCATTTCAAAGCAATCATTGACCAGTCATTAAAAAAATAA
- a CDS encoding IS4 family transposase encodes MSNITLFSQIIKKIERSIFKKLVEEKQTDKGCKGFDSWTHLVSMLFCHFAKSTSVRDISNGLRSATGNLNHLGIAKAPSKSSISYQNKRRDSDLFKELYYGLLKHLGQQASLSRVKLRIKAPVYLLDSTVVSLCLSMFDWATFRTKKGAVKMHTLLDYDGKLPVYVNITEGSMADNKGAYDIPLEKGSVIVADRYYNDFPMLNIWDSKGVFFVIRHKDNLKFSTINERRLPENTAQEVLIDEEIELVNPQSKVKYPGKLRRVAVWDEKNRQTVELITNNFKWSAKTIGDLYRCRWEIEIFFRDIKQLLHIKTFIGTSKNAVMIQIWTALITILLLKVMKATAKFGWHLSNLVAFIRLNIFVKIELQKWLDKPFEDHEKPPQKSQQGVLFPDYR; translated from the coding sequence ATGAGTAATATTACATTGTTTTCTCAGATTATTAAAAAAATCGAGCGTTCAATTTTCAAGAAACTGGTTGAAGAGAAGCAAACGGACAAGGGCTGCAAAGGCTTTGACAGCTGGACGCATTTGGTTTCCATGCTTTTTTGCCATTTTGCCAAAAGTACTTCTGTAAGGGATATTTCAAACGGCCTGCGTTCGGCCACGGGGAACCTCAACCATCTGGGGATTGCCAAGGCACCATCCAAGTCCAGTATCAGTTATCAGAACAAGCGCAGGGACTCTGACCTGTTCAAGGAGCTGTATTACGGGCTTCTGAAGCATTTAGGACAGCAGGCGTCCCTGAGCAGGGTAAAACTACGGATCAAGGCTCCCGTCTATCTGCTCGACTCCACGGTGGTAAGTCTTTGCCTTTCGATGTTTGACTGGGCAACCTTCAGGACCAAAAAGGGTGCTGTAAAGATGCATACGCTTCTGGACTATGACGGGAAACTCCCTGTTTATGTGAATATTACAGAAGGAAGTATGGCAGACAATAAAGGCGCTTATGATATTCCTTTGGAGAAAGGATCCGTTATAGTGGCGGACCGCTATTACAATGACTTTCCGATGCTCAACATTTGGGACAGCAAGGGGGTCTTTTTCGTCATAAGGCACAAGGATAACCTTAAGTTCAGCACAATCAATGAACGTCGACTCCCTGAAAATACTGCACAGGAAGTACTGATAGACGAAGAAATTGAACTGGTAAACCCGCAGTCAAAAGTGAAGTACCCCGGAAAACTCAGAAGAGTGGCTGTATGGGACGAAAAAAACCGACAGACCGTCGAACTGATTACCAATAACTTCAAATGGTCAGCAAAGACAATCGGTGATCTTTACCGGTGCCGATGGGAGATTGAGATCTTCTTCAGGGACATCAAGCAGTTACTCCATATCAAAACCTTTATCGGAACATCGAAAAATGCCGTGATGATCCAGATATGGACCGCGCTGATCACCATTCTGCTCCTAAAAGTGATGAAGGCAACCGCTAAATTCGGATGGCATCTGTCCAATCTGGTTGCATTTATCAGACTGAACATATTCGTTAAAATAGAGCTGCAAAAGTGGCTGGACAAACCCTTTGAAGACCATGAAAAACCTCCTCAAAAAAGCCAACAGGGGGTTCTATTTCCGGATTACAGATAA
- the lhgO gene encoding L-2-hydroxyglutarate oxidase: protein MQYDIIIIGGGIVGLATGLKIKQQKPDLKVAILEKEAEVAKHQTGNNSGVIHSGLYYKPGSLKAINCINGYHELIKFCQEEDIPYELTGKVVVATREEQIPILNGLFDRALQNGLEGTKKITLDELKEYEPYCAGVAAMFVPQTGIVDYKVVAKAYAKKFETFGGEIYLNNKVEGIKTLNGVTYVKASHHEFSAKLVINCAGLYSDKVAQMNQDEPIDVRIIPFRGEYYKLKKEREYLVRNLIYPVPDPNFPFLGVHFTRMMKGGVEAGPNAVLAFKREGYKKSDVNLKELSETLSWPGFQKVASKYWKTGFGELYRSFSKAAFTKALQELIPDIKESDLVDGGAGVRAQACDRTGGLLDDFSIRENEYAINVLNAPSPAATSSLSIGGTVSKLALKRFD from the coding sequence ATGCAATACGACATCATAATCATCGGAGGTGGAATAGTAGGACTCGCTACTGGCCTGAAAATCAAACAACAAAAACCTGATCTAAAAGTAGCTATTCTTGAAAAAGAAGCAGAAGTTGCCAAGCATCAGACAGGTAATAATTCGGGGGTTATCCATTCCGGACTTTACTACAAACCAGGTTCACTCAAAGCCATCAACTGCATCAATGGTTACCATGAACTGATCAAATTCTGTCAGGAGGAAGATATACCCTATGAATTGACCGGAAAGGTGGTGGTAGCTACTAGAGAGGAACAAATTCCGATCCTGAACGGTCTTTTCGACCGTGCCCTGCAAAATGGACTAGAGGGAACAAAAAAAATCACCCTCGATGAACTGAAGGAATACGAACCCTATTGCGCTGGCGTAGCTGCCATGTTTGTACCACAAACGGGCATAGTGGACTATAAAGTGGTAGCAAAGGCTTATGCAAAAAAATTCGAAACCTTTGGAGGAGAAATTTACCTGAACAACAAAGTCGAGGGAATCAAAACATTGAATGGGGTTACTTATGTAAAAGCATCCCATCATGAATTTTCAGCCAAATTGGTGATCAATTGTGCAGGACTTTATTCAGATAAAGTTGCCCAAATGAATCAGGATGAGCCTATTGATGTCCGCATCATTCCATTTAGGGGCGAATACTACAAACTGAAAAAAGAAAGGGAATACTTGGTCAGAAACCTGATTTACCCTGTTCCTGACCCAAATTTCCCATTTTTGGGTGTCCATTTCACCAGAATGATGAAAGGTGGTGTTGAGGCAGGCCCCAATGCTGTATTGGCATTCAAAAGGGAGGGGTACAAAAAATCCGATGTCAACCTAAAAGAACTTTCCGAAACCCTATCATGGCCTGGTTTCCAAAAAGTAGCCTCCAAATACTGGAAAACGGGATTTGGAGAATTATACAGATCTTTCTCCAAAGCAGCTTTCACCAAAGCTTTGCAGGAATTGATCCCGGATATTAAGGAATCCGATCTGGTTGATGGTGGGGCCGGTGTAAGGGCCCAGGCCTGTGACAGGACAGGTGGCTTGTTGGACGACTTCAGCATCAGGGAAAATGAATATGCCATCAATGTCTTGAATGCCCCTTCACCCGCGGCAACAAGTTCTTTATCTATTGGAGGTACTGTCAGCAAGTTGGCTCTGAAAAGATTTGATTAA
- a CDS encoding cation transporter — protein sequence MQKSTFRIEKMDCPSEEQLIRMKIGGLPAVHQLVFDIPGRKLEVFHTGQIETISKELDKLSLQSFLIKTEEVKKIIPSERETEKKVLWTVLIINFLFFVVEMATGIISKSMGLVADSLDMLADAVVYGLALLAVERSLTTKRSVAKVAGTAQILLAVIGFTEVIRRFFGFEALPDFKMMIGVSFLALLANAVCLYLLQKSKSREAHMKASMIFTSNDIIINAGVICAGLVVLWTGSVIPDLIIGGIVFLIVLNGAIRILKL from the coding sequence ATGCAAAAAAGTACCTTTAGAATTGAAAAAATGGACTGCCCCTCAGAGGAACAATTGATCAGGATGAAAATTGGTGGACTTCCTGCGGTTCATCAGTTGGTTTTCGATATTCCGGGAAGAAAACTGGAAGTATTTCATACCGGACAAATTGAAACTATAAGTAAGGAACTGGACAAACTTTCACTCCAGTCATTCCTTATTAAAACAGAAGAGGTAAAGAAAATAATACCTTCGGAAAGGGAAACTGAAAAAAAAGTCCTTTGGACAGTATTGATTATCAATTTTTTATTTTTTGTGGTTGAAATGGCCACTGGAATCATTTCTAAATCTATGGGCTTGGTCGCTGATAGTCTGGACATGTTGGCTGATGCAGTGGTTTATGGTTTGGCATTACTGGCCGTAGAAAGGTCTCTGACCACAAAAAGATCTGTGGCAAAAGTGGCCGGAACTGCTCAGATCTTACTGGCCGTGATCGGATTTACAGAAGTCATCAGAAGGTTTTTTGGATTTGAAGCTTTACCGGATTTCAAGATGATGATTGGAGTGTCCTTCTTGGCCCTATTGGCCAATGCTGTATGTCTTTATCTATTGCAAAAAAGTAAAAGCCGGGAAGCGCATATGAAAGCCAGTATGATTTTCACCTCCAATGATATCATAATCAATGCAGGGGTAATTTGTGCAGGTTTGGTGGTGCTGTGGACAGGTTCTGTGATTCCAGACCTTATCATTGGGGGAATAGTATTTTTGATTGTCCTCAATGGTGCAATCAGAATATTAAAACTTTAA
- a CDS encoding YheT family hydrolase produces the protein MPIIQKSTYGKPPAFLFNGHLETIIPSVFRKIEGVSYKRERISTPDGDFLDIDWSKVGSEKLLIISHGLEGSSERHYAKALAKLFNQNGFDALAWNNRTCSGEMNKAPILYHHGASYDLDTVIEHVERTHTYREYYLVGISMGGAQTLKYLGERGLGLLPKIKSAAVYSTPCNLPDSAATLRLKSNAFYKKRFLGKLKAKMKLKGEQFPGLVDLDLLEQVEDFDTFDTHFTAKVHGFKDAQDFYHSVSPDNWIKDIQIPTLIINALNDPLLMDRCYPTKIAEKSEFIFLEMPKRGGHTGFLVKNQEFTWAEYRFLEFLTS, from the coding sequence ATGCCAATAATCCAAAAATCCACTTACGGAAAACCTCCCGCTTTCCTTTTCAATGGTCACCTTGAAACCATCATTCCAAGTGTTTTTAGGAAGATTGAAGGTGTAAGCTATAAAAGGGAAAGGATATCCACTCCTGATGGGGATTTTTTGGACATTGATTGGTCAAAAGTGGGGTCAGAAAAACTCTTGATCATTTCCCATGGCCTGGAAGGAAGTTCAGAAAGGCACTATGCTAAGGCTTTGGCCAAATTATTTAACCAAAACGGATTTGATGCCCTTGCGTGGAATAACCGAACTTGCAGTGGTGAGATGAATAAAGCTCCTATATTATACCATCACGGTGCTTCTTATGATCTGGATACAGTAATTGAACATGTTGAAAGGACGCATACTTACCGGGAATATTATTTGGTAGGCATCAGTATGGGAGGGGCCCAGACATTGAAGTATTTGGGTGAAAGGGGATTGGGTTTATTGCCTAAAATCAAAAGTGCAGCAGTATATTCAACTCCTTGCAACCTTCCTGATTCAGCAGCTACCTTAAGGTTGAAAAGTAATGCTTTTTACAAAAAGAGATTTTTGGGAAAACTGAAAGCCAAAATGAAGCTCAAGGGTGAACAATTCCCGGGATTGGTGGACTTGGATTTATTGGAGCAGGTTGAGGATTTTGATACTTTTGATACCCACTTTACGGCTAAAGTTCACGGATTCAAGGATGCCCAGGATTTTTATCATTCAGTATCTCCGGATAACTGGATCAAGGATATTCAGATCCCGACTTTGATCATCAATGCTTTGAATGACCCCCTGCTGATGGACAGGTGTTATCCAACAAAAATTGCCGAAAAATCAGAATTTATCTTTCTGGAAATGCCAAAGAGGGGAGGACATACAGGTTTCCTGGTCAAAAATCAGGAATTCACTTGGGCAGAATACCGCTTTTTGGAATTTTTGACCAGTTAA
- a CDS encoding amidohydrolase, with translation MKTHKAFLILISFLMVQFTAKAQTVDTFIDKIYPELDRLYKHLHQNPELSLQENETSARIATELRSLGYEVTEGIGGYGVVGVLKNGAGPTLLIRTDMDALPMEEKTGLPYASTKKAISNDGKETYVSHSCGHDIHMSVFVGTAKVMAENKSSWRGTLLMVGQPAEENGMGAWNMINDGLYDRFPHPDFAIALHDDPFLPAGTVGYKSGPLMAGVDMMNVTVYGEGAHGAAPHTGIDPIVLSAQMIQAYQTIVSRRIAPTEPAVVTVGSIHGGTVHNIIPDEVTMQLTLRSYSPEVREEMISSIKRISENFARSAGLPESKMPTYWIREPHTPALINDAQLTEQMVKVFKANLGEENVVEVKAQMIGEDFSRFGMQERKIPITMFYLGANDPEFLKRAKKEGLEIPGLHSPYYAPVPEPTIKTGVKAMSLFAMDILRNNEIILQDKK, from the coding sequence ATGAAAACCCATAAAGCATTTCTTATCCTAATTTCATTCCTGATGGTTCAATTCACTGCTAAAGCTCAGACAGTGGATACTTTCATCGATAAAATATACCCTGAATTGGACAGGCTTTACAAACACCTGCACCAAAATCCAGAGTTATCCCTTCAGGAAAATGAAACTTCTGCCAGGATTGCCACAGAATTGAGAAGCCTAGGCTATGAAGTTACCGAAGGTATAGGTGGATATGGAGTGGTTGGGGTATTAAAAAATGGTGCCGGGCCGACTTTATTGATCCGCACAGATATGGATGCCCTGCCTATGGAAGAAAAGACGGGACTCCCTTATGCTTCTACAAAAAAAGCAATTTCCAATGACGGCAAAGAAACGTATGTGTCCCATTCATGTGGGCATGATATCCACATGTCAGTTTTTGTTGGGACGGCAAAGGTAATGGCTGAAAACAAAAGCTCGTGGAGAGGAACTTTACTTATGGTGGGACAGCCTGCAGAGGAGAATGGCATGGGTGCCTGGAACATGATAAACGATGGCCTCTACGATAGGTTCCCCCATCCCGATTTTGCCATTGCTTTGCATGACGATCCTTTTTTACCGGCAGGAACCGTTGGTTATAAATCAGGTCCGTTGATGGCAGGGGTAGACATGATGAATGTTACAGTCTATGGAGAAGGAGCCCATGGTGCAGCTCCACACACAGGCATTGACCCCATTGTACTGAGTGCACAGATGATCCAGGCTTACCAGACAATAGTCAGTAGGAGAATCGCTCCAACAGAACCTGCGGTAGTTACAGTTGGATCTATACACGGAGGCACAGTACACAACATCATTCCGGATGAGGTTACCATGCAATTGACATTAAGATCATATTCTCCTGAGGTTAGGGAAGAAATGATCAGCAGTATTAAAAGGATCAGTGAAAACTTTGCGCGTTCAGCAGGTTTGCCGGAATCCAAAATGCCCACTTATTGGATCAGAGAGCCACATACCCCGGCATTGATCAATGATGCCCAGCTTACTGAACAAATGGTAAAAGTTTTTAAAGCCAATCTGGGGGAGGAAAATGTGGTGGAAGTAAAAGCACAGATGATAGGCGAAGATTTCAGCAGGTTTGGAATGCAGGAAAGAAAAATTCCCATCACAATGTTTTACTTAGGGGCTAACGATCCTGAATTTTTAAAAAGGGCTAAAAAGGAGGGGCTTGAAATCCCTGGTTTACACAGCCCTTATTACGCTCCTGTCCCGGAACCTACCATCAAAACCGGTGTAAAAGCCATGAGCCTCTTTGCCATGGATATTTTAAGAAATAATGAAATCATACTTCAGGATAAAAAATAA
- a CDS encoding DUF6134 family protein, whose amino-acid sequence MGKRLGLLIIGLIFKANFLSAQEVIKYDVSIAGISIGEMVAKREKKGEELHYELKSNVSFWFFGKINLDYLTKVVYQGKRLNKANVSSKTNRGNFQSDILWNGDHYKIKSSNYKHELDTVIQRPFLFSAAVFYFEEPVQAKEFLAEAYGLPSPIKKVKDYYEVNVNGNTNRFYYVDGKLEKAVMEFPIKNYVVKRKQ is encoded by the coding sequence ATGGGAAAGAGATTAGGGTTATTGATCATCGGTTTGATTTTCAAGGCAAATTTCCTGAGTGCCCAGGAAGTGATTAAGTACGATGTTTCCATAGCTGGAATATCGATTGGAGAAATGGTGGCAAAGAGGGAGAAAAAAGGGGAAGAACTGCACTATGAATTGAAAAGTAACGTAAGCTTTTGGTTTTTTGGAAAAATCAACTTGGACTATCTAACCAAAGTGGTTTACCAGGGAAAAAGATTGAACAAGGCCAATGTGTCCTCTAAAACGAACAGAGGTAATTTTCAGTCCGATATCCTTTGGAATGGAGATCATTATAAAATCAAATCTTCTAATTACAAACATGAATTGGATACGGTTATCCAAAGACCATTCCTTTTCAGTGCTGCAGTTTTTTATTTTGAAGAACCTGTTCAGGCAAAGGAGTTTTTGGCTGAGGCTTACGGTCTGCCTTCTCCTATCAAAAAAGTAAAGGATTATTATGAAGTCAATGTTAACGGAAATACAAACCGTTTTTACTATGTGGATGGGAAGTTGGAAAAGGCAGTAATGGAATTTCCGATCAAAAATTACGTAGTCAAAAGGAAACAATAA
- a CDS encoding 3-oxoacyl-ACP synthase III family protein gives MAVYSVITGSGKYIPDIVVKNEDFLSKSFINEKGEKIPKTNEEIIRKFQEITDIKERRYLKPEYNTSDMGYFAAKEAIESAKIDPETLDYIIFAHNFGDILYNNQKSDLVPALASRVKHLLKIQNPNCVAYDLPFGCPGWVQGVIQADYYIKSGDAKRVLVIGAENLSRIADPHDIDSMIYSDGAGAVIVEARESEKPIGIICHKTRSDTYSEAHFLKMDISYYPEYEDNTLFMKMNGRKLYEYALNTVPLLVTETIKKAGIDIHDVKKVLIHQANAKMDEAIIQRVFKLFGADDLRSEEVMPMTISKLGNNSVATVPILYDMIIRGEMPEHSFQSGDYLVFASVGAGMNVNAFVYKVP, from the coding sequence ATGGCAGTTTATTCGGTAATCACTGGCTCTGGTAAATATATTCCTGACATCGTGGTAAAAAATGAGGATTTTCTCAGTAAAAGTTTCATCAATGAAAAAGGAGAAAAGATACCTAAAACCAATGAAGAGATCATCAGAAAATTTCAGGAGATAACCGATATCAAAGAAAGGCGTTACCTCAAGCCTGAATACAACACCTCTGATATGGGGTATTTTGCTGCCAAGGAAGCGATTGAATCTGCTAAAATTGACCCCGAAACTTTGGATTACATCATTTTTGCCCACAATTTCGGAGACATCCTGTACAACAATCAAAAATCTGATCTTGTCCCTGCTTTAGCATCAAGGGTTAAACATCTGCTGAAGATCCAAAACCCCAATTGTGTAGCCTATGATTTGCCTTTTGGTTGTCCCGGATGGGTGCAGGGTGTCATTCAGGCAGATTATTATATCAAATCCGGTGACGCCAAACGCGTTTTGGTCATAGGTGCAGAAAACCTTTCCCGTATTGCCGATCCCCATGACATTGACAGCATGATTTATTCTGATGGTGCGGGAGCGGTAATTGTCGAAGCCAGGGAATCCGAGAAACCCATAGGGATCATCTGTCATAAAACACGCTCTGATACTTATTCTGAAGCACATTTTTTGAAAATGGATATTTCTTATTACCCAGAATATGAAGATAATACCCTCTTCATGAAGATGAACGGGAGAAAATTGTATGAATATGCCTTGAATACCGTACCGCTTTTGGTCACTGAAACCATAAAAAAGGCAGGAATTGATATCCATGATGTAAAAAAAGTGCTCATTCACCAGGCAAATGCCAAAATGGATGAAGCCATTATTCAAAGGGTATTTAAACTGTTTGGAGCTGATGATCTCCGGTCGGAAGAAGTTATGCCGATGACGATTTCAAAATTGGGGAACAATTCTGTAGCCACTGTTCCCATCCTGTATGATATGATTATCAGAGGAGAAATGCCAGAACACAGTTTCCAATCAGGTGACTATCTGGTTTTTGCCTCTGTTGGTGCGGGAATGAATGTGAATGCTTTTGTTTATAAGGTACCTTAG
- a CDS encoding PhzF family phenazine biosynthesis protein encodes MQLRIYQVDAFTEKVFGGNPAAVVPLDEWLPDELLQNIAKENNLSETAFFVKNGDRYLIRWFTPTVEVDLCGHATLATAHVLFQHEGHLGPVIQFYSPRSGNLKVSLQEELMTLDFPKDEVNEIPLNEELKACFSLSPVQAFRGKSDVVLVFQSEMEIRNIQFDLAKIEEIPARGVIVTAKGEVVDFVSRFFGPQVGVPEDPVTGSAHTSLIPIWAEKLGKTKLKAKQLSARGGELNCELLGHRVAISGKAVTYLEGKLFI; translated from the coding sequence ATGCAATTAAGGATATATCAGGTAGATGCCTTTACAGAGAAAGTATTTGGAGGCAATCCGGCAGCTGTGGTACCTTTAGATGAATGGCTTCCGGATGAATTATTGCAAAATATTGCCAAGGAAAATAACCTTTCAGAAACGGCCTTTTTTGTAAAAAATGGAGATAGATACCTGATCCGATGGTTTACTCCTACCGTAGAAGTGGACCTTTGTGGCCATGCCACGCTTGCTACTGCCCATGTGCTTTTCCAGCATGAAGGGCATCTCGGTCCCGTGATACAGTTTTATTCTCCAAGGTCAGGTAATTTAAAAGTCAGCCTGCAGGAAGAGTTGATGACACTTGATTTCCCAAAAGATGAAGTTAATGAAATTCCTCTGAATGAGGAATTGAAGGCATGTTTCTCCTTATCACCGGTCCAGGCATTCAGGGGGAAATCCGATGTGGTGCTGGTGTTCCAATCCGAAATGGAAATCCGGAATATTCAATTTGATCTTGCTAAAATTGAGGAAATACCTGCCAGAGGAGTAATTGTTACTGCCAAAGGGGAGGTTGTAGATTTTGTGTCCAGGTTTTTCGGACCCCAAGTAGGTGTTCCGGAAGATCCAGTGACAGGTTCTGCGCACACTAGCCTTATTCCTATCTGGGCTGAGAAATTGGGAAAGACCAAATTAAAAGCTAAACAACTCTCCGCCAGAGGGGGAGAACTCAATTGTGAATTATTGGGACATAGGGTGGCGATTTCTGGTAAGGCCGTAACCTATTTGGAGGGCAAGCTATTTATTTGA
- the ypfJ gene encoding KPN_02809 family neutral zinc metallopeptidase: MKWQGRRQSSNIEDRRGQRAQRFGGGGGGINPMLLGSLIKILFSKTGLIIVGILLLFMFLTGTNPLSLIGQFLGEGQYIEMADSNYSPSAEEQELAEFTSVVLADTEDVWNELMPGYREPILVLFSGAVNSACGFASAATGPFYCPADEKVYIDLSFFQDMEKKLGAHGDFAQAYVIAHEVGHHIQKLDGTLAQVQSRRGKIPDVEYNRLMVRLELQADFYAGVWAHHTQRIKGVLEPGDLEEALNAASSVGDDRLQKQATGRVVPDSFTHGTSAQRARWFKRGFDYGDVSMGDTFNAREL, translated from the coding sequence ATGAAATGGCAAGGCAGACGTCAGAGCAGCAATATCGAAGACCGTAGAGGGCAGAGGGCCCAGCGTTTTGGAGGGGGAGGTGGAGGAATTAATCCCATGCTTCTAGGCTCTTTGATCAAAATTTTGTTTTCGAAAACAGGCCTTATCATAGTGGGCATATTGCTGCTATTTATGTTTTTAACTGGGACCAATCCTTTGTCCTTAATAGGGCAGTTTTTGGGAGAGGGGCAGTATATTGAAATGGCAGACTCGAATTACAGCCCTTCTGCTGAGGAGCAGGAACTTGCAGAATTTACGTCAGTAGTCCTGGCTGATACAGAAGATGTTTGGAATGAACTGATGCCCGGTTACCGGGAACCTATATTGGTTTTGTTTTCGGGAGCTGTAAATTCAGCCTGTGGGTTTGCTTCTGCTGCTACGGGTCCATTTTATTGTCCTGCTGATGAAAAGGTGTATATAGATCTGAGTTTCTTTCAGGATATGGAAAAAAAATTAGGTGCACATGGGGATTTTGCCCAAGCTTATGTAATAGCTCACGAAGTAGGTCACCATATTCAGAAATTGGACGGAACGCTTGCACAGGTTCAGTCGAGAAGAGGGAAAATTCCTGATGTCGAGTACAACAGACTCATGGTAAGATTGGAACTTCAGGCGGATTTTTATGCTGGAGTATGGGCACATCATACCCAGAGAATCAAAGGAGTTCTTGAACCGGGAGACCTGGAAGAAGCCCTTAATGCAGCCAGTTCGGTAGGTGATGACAGGCTTCAAAAACAGGCAACGGGAAGGGTTGTTCCCGATTCATTTACTCATGGCACCTCAGCCCAGCGGGCAAGATGGTTTAAAAGAGGCTTTGATTACGGGGATGTCAGCATGGGGGACACTTTCAATGCCAGGGAACTTTAG